In Salarias fasciatus chromosome 2, fSalaFa1.1, whole genome shotgun sequence, one genomic interval encodes:
- the rom1b gene encoding rod outer segment membrane protein 1b gives MVLLKMKFTQQRRVRLAQGLWLLSWLAVMCGAFIFCLGVYLKTELLRRSEVMDNTEIHAVPNILMMVGLASIGTNWIASRVCQDSLDASRFPRWKVLLLAWFAVAALLCCLLVSVVVLSYALQGRLEESLKVGLRNGIRFYKDTDVPGRCFQKETIDRLQMEFRCCGNNNFKDWFEVQWVSNRFLDFTSKDVKDRIRSNVDGRYLLDGVPYSCCNPASPRPCLQYHLTDNSAHFNYDYQSDELNLYNRGCRQALTDYYMELMNSTGPGVLSVILIQMSVILSLRYLQTAVEAAMALENPEDESEGYILEKGLKETFEDVKVTVLTMLKFAQVDPNAAEESTAAADGEKGDNAAEKAATPAPAS, from the exons ATGGTGTTGCTGAAGATGAAGTTCACCCAGCAGAGGCGGGTGCGTCTGGCGCAAGGcctgtggctgctgtcctgGCTGGCGGTCATGTGTGGGGCCTTCATCTTCTGTCTGGGGGTCTACCTCAAGACAGAGCTGCTCCGACGGTCCGAG GTGATGGATAACACAGAGATCCACGCAGTGCCCAACATCCTGATGATGGTGGGTCTGGCCTCCATCGGCACCAACTGGATTGCCAGTCGAGTGTGTCAGGACTCCCTGGACGCCAGCCGCTTCCCCCGCTGGAAAgtcctcctgctggcctggTTTGCCGTCGCCGCcctgctctgctgcctgctggtcTCCGTGGTGGTCCTCAGCTACGCCCTGCAGGGACGCCTGGAGGAGTCTTTGAAG GTGGGCTTGAGGAACGGCATCCGCTTCTACAAGGACACGGACGTACCCGGCCGCTGCTTTCAGAAGGAGACCATTGATCGTCTGCAGATGGAGTTCCGCTGCTGCGGGAACAACAACTTCAAGGACTGGTTCGAGGTGCAGTGGGTCAGCAACAGATTCCTGGACTTCACCTCCAAGGACGTCAAGGA CCGTATCCGGAGCAACGTGGACGGCCGCTACCTGCTGGACGGCGTTCCGTACAGCTGCTGTAACCCCGCCTCGCCCCGGCCCTGCCTCCAGTACCACCTGACGGACAACAGCGCCCACTTCAACTACGACTACCAGTCAGACGAGCTCAACCTGTACAACCGCGGCTGCAGGCAGGCTCTGACCGACTACTACATGGAGCTGATGAACTCCACCGGGCCCGGGGTGCTGTCCGTCATCTTGATACAG ATGTCGGTGATTCTGAGCCTGCGGTACCTGCAGACGGCTGTGGAAGCCGCCATGGCGCTGGAGAACCCCGAGGACGAGAGCGAGGGATACATCTTGGAGAAGGGACTGAAGGAAACCTTCGAGGACGTCAAAGTCACGGTCCTCACCATGCTGAAATTTGCTCAGGTCGACCCCAACGCCGCCGAGGAGTCCACTGCGGCTGCGGACGGAGAGAAGGGAGACAACGCGGCGGAGAAGGCCGCTACTCCTGCTCCTGCCAGCTAG